ATGTAAGCCGTATCCACCGCCGGTGGGAAGTTACCACATTTAAATGCCCTGGaacttttattttaatcatttcataGTAAACATCTCTTGTTTTCTTATCTAAATTTTCATCTGAACAAAACAGGCCCATGCTTTTATCTCCACTCGTATCACTGACTTCCTTTGAACAGTTATTTACTTCGCCATTAACTATACGGTTAACTCTTGCAATGTAGTTCCTCTCCCATTGTTCTGTTGGCTGCCCCGTGTCTATTTTTCCTTTCAACCAATCGTCGACCAGACTTGTCAAAGCTGTCTTATAAACAGTGTAGTTGACCTTCAGCACGGGAACTTCAGTTCTCACGCTAAACTTTACCCCATTTCTAGGTTCGAACAAAAGTTCCTGCAACAAGTGCATAAAAGACGACATGTTATTGTAGTATTTTGAGAAAGTCTGAAGATTTTATCTTAtgtatttaaaaagtttaatcaatattggataaaataaagaatattcataCCTGCGAGGGTGAAACCAacacatttatgttaaaaatgtataaaatacaaatgatCAACGTTGTTGCGTTCATTTTAACTATTACTTAGTACGTAATATGATAATTAGTAACACACTGCTTTTATGTTCATATGTGTCTTTATTTATATCATTCAGGAAATCCCTGACTCATGACCGTCCTTATGATTTAATAGGCATTATAAATAGCATATTACACGTACCACAAAACAATATCTTCGTAGTTTAAATTATCGTTATTAAGCCATTGTTAGTGGGCGTAAGGGATGTTGTACATGGAACAAACTAA
Above is a genomic segment from Mercenaria mercenaria strain notata unplaced genomic scaffold, MADL_Memer_1 contig_2358, whole genome shotgun sequence containing:
- the LOC128552341 gene encoding uncharacterized protein LOC128552341 — encoded protein: MNATTLIICILYIFNINVLVSPSQELLFEPRNGVKFSVRTEVPVLKVNYTVYKTALTSLVDDWLKGKIDTGQPTEQWERNYIARVNRIVNGEVNNCSKEVSDTSGDKSMGLFCSDENLDKKTRDVYYEMIKIKVPGHLNVVTSHRRWIRLTYKFLNLIGVKFSDKMTDLVRRHDLSKYTHREVRGYAIMFGDGALGYRN